In one Natrarchaeobius halalkaliphilus genomic region, the following are encoded:
- a CDS encoding YqjF family protein, which produces MVPLTMGWRHLLFENWPVDPDVVSPHVPDALELEEHDGSAWLSVVPFTNVAVRPTGVPRSFGIRLPELNLRTYVTRGGVPSVYFFSLDAQGVSSVIGARLFYHLPYYYARISLSPEDDRIRFKSRRRHPGARPACYEGTYRPSGEPFSAPDDPLGEFLVERYRFYTQAQDGSIRYTDVDHEPWTLYPAEAEIETNTLLSAHGFERPAADPVYHYSPGLDVTTSRSERA; this is translated from the coding sequence ATGGTCCCGTTGACGATGGGGTGGCGACACCTCCTGTTCGAGAACTGGCCGGTCGATCCCGACGTGGTGAGTCCCCACGTCCCCGATGCGCTGGAACTCGAGGAGCACGACGGTTCGGCGTGGCTTTCCGTCGTTCCGTTCACGAACGTCGCCGTTCGCCCGACCGGAGTGCCACGGTCGTTCGGCATCCGGCTGCCAGAACTCAACCTCAGGACGTACGTCACTCGCGGTGGCGTCCCCAGCGTGTACTTTTTCAGTCTCGACGCACAGGGCGTCTCGAGCGTAATCGGGGCACGTCTCTTCTATCACCTCCCCTACTACTACGCGCGGATCTCGTTGAGCCCGGAGGATGATCGGATACGATTCAAGAGCCGGCGTCGTCATCCCGGAGCGCGACCGGCGTGCTACGAGGGGACGTATCGACCGAGTGGCGAGCCGTTCTCGGCACCCGACGATCCGCTCGGGGAGTTCCTCGTCGAACGGTATCGGTTCTACACGCAGGCCCAGGACGGTTCGATTCGGTACACGGACGTCGACCACGAGCCGTGGACACTGTATCCGGCCGAGGCCGAAATCGAGACGAACACCCTGCTATCGGCACACGGATTCGAACGGCCAGCCGCAGATCCGGTCTACCACTACAGCCCTGGTCTCGACGTAACCACCTCGCGGAGCGAGCGAGCGTAA
- a CDS encoding RAD55 family ATPase, whose product MYDLADVVPGAEIDPGSNVLIAGPPMTGKRQIGFEILRSGADRGDGSIIVTTKDSADKVLDEFSAATEDEGSDVGIVDCVTKQRGIGTVDDDARVKYASSPIDMTGIGIKLSKFLEKFYERRECTENRILLHSVSTLLMYSDLQTVFRFLHVFTGRIQSANALGVYIIDSTAHDEQTMNTLKQLFDGVVDVREGTDGPEITTAGIPS is encoded by the coding sequence ATGTATGATCTCGCAGATGTCGTCCCGGGTGCCGAGATCGACCCCGGATCGAACGTCCTTATCGCGGGCCCACCGATGACTGGGAAACGACAGATTGGTTTCGAAATCCTCAGGAGCGGTGCTGACCGCGGTGATGGTTCGATCATCGTCACGACCAAAGACAGCGCCGACAAGGTTCTCGACGAGTTCTCGGCGGCTACCGAAGACGAAGGTTCCGACGTCGGTATCGTCGATTGCGTAACGAAACAGCGCGGAATCGGGACGGTTGACGATGACGCTCGTGTCAAGTACGCCTCGTCTCCGATAGACATGACCGGGATCGGGATCAAACTCTCCAAGTTCCTCGAGAAGTTCTACGAACGACGGGAGTGCACCGAAAACCGAATCCTCCTCCACTCGGTGTCGACGCTGTTGATGTACTCCGATCTCCAGACCGTGTTTCGGTTCCTTCACGTCTTTACCGGTCGAATTCAGAGCGCAAACGCGCTGGGCGTGTACATCATCGATTCGACCGCACACGACGAACAGACGATGAACACGCTCAAACAGCTCTTCGACGGCGTTGTCGACGTACGAGAGGGAACCGACGGGCCCGAGATCACGACGGCAGGCATTCCGTCCTGA
- a CDS encoding Na(+)/H(+) antiporter subunit D — translation MIEPDLLTYAYPPLLVFAAALLVLVLPRALGFAAAAVSLASVVAVALFAPDGAHLTTTFLGFADIQPFYVDEFTRMVGGGLAFLGTFGVIYAYSSDASRVMAAFALAYVASALGAAFAGDWLVMVFMWEIMALTSTLLVWHHGGDAVRAGYRYAIAHGIGGSLVLFAVIAQYAATGSFAMVTEAGETVGMADGLPLLLAVLGIGVNVAFVGFHTWLPDTYPRPHFAASVFLAAFTTKTSAYVLYRAIPDGHLFLAYMGGAMAVYGVVFALLQHDMRALLSYHIQAQLGYMVAGIGIGSAIGVAGAMGHLFNNVLYKSLLFMAVGVVIYRTGENDLYKLGGLWREMPLTAIAFAIGALSITAVPGFSGFISKGMVLDAADPGYYGAPEYQALYWLLFIGAIGTFLSFIKLGYYVFLHGPAEYTVTDAKTGQTVAMFSVGGVCVLLGLPAIGWPIFADLLPLIDGVTVTEMDTSLNPYSAGHLTDAAILVVVSVVGFKLIRKPLSKLDYSDPALIVNPASYYVGRTSMFAVTELYAAVDNAVVGSVKRCYWIGNNPALAVDEAARRVPGLEVEQRQPADGGRPSTIHLRASIGTTVLLLAIVLTIVLWLLVL, via the coding sequence ATGATCGAACCTGACCTGCTAACGTACGCCTACCCGCCGCTGCTCGTCTTCGCGGCGGCGCTGCTCGTGCTCGTCCTTCCGCGGGCGCTCGGCTTCGCGGCCGCCGCGGTGAGCCTCGCCTCCGTCGTCGCCGTTGCGCTGTTCGCACCCGACGGAGCCCACCTCACGACGACGTTCCTCGGCTTTGCCGACATTCAGCCGTTCTACGTCGACGAGTTCACCCGAATGGTCGGCGGCGGCCTCGCGTTTCTCGGCACCTTCGGCGTGATCTACGCCTACTCGAGCGACGCGTCGCGGGTGATGGCTGCGTTCGCGCTCGCCTACGTCGCCTCGGCGCTGGGCGCGGCCTTTGCGGGCGACTGGCTCGTTATGGTGTTCATGTGGGAGATCATGGCCCTGACGAGCACGCTGTTAGTCTGGCACCACGGCGGCGACGCGGTGCGGGCGGGCTACCGGTATGCCATCGCCCACGGTATCGGCGGCAGCCTGGTGCTGTTCGCGGTGATCGCCCAGTATGCCGCCACCGGCTCGTTCGCGATGGTCACCGAGGCCGGGGAGACGGTCGGGATGGCCGACGGCCTGCCGCTGTTGCTCGCCGTGCTCGGCATCGGCGTCAACGTCGCGTTCGTCGGCTTTCACACCTGGCTGCCCGACACCTACCCGCGACCGCACTTCGCCGCGTCGGTATTCCTCGCGGCCTTTACGACGAAGACGAGCGCGTACGTGCTTTACCGGGCGATTCCGGACGGTCACCTGTTCCTCGCGTACATGGGCGGTGCGATGGCCGTCTACGGCGTCGTCTTCGCGTTGCTCCAACACGACATGCGCGCGCTGTTGTCCTATCACATCCAGGCCCAGCTCGGCTACATGGTCGCCGGGATCGGGATCGGCAGCGCCATCGGCGTCGCCGGCGCGATGGGGCACCTGTTCAACAACGTACTGTACAAGAGCCTGCTGTTCATGGCCGTCGGAGTCGTCATCTACCGGACCGGCGAGAACGACCTCTACAAGCTCGGCGGGCTCTGGCGCGAGATGCCGCTGACCGCGATCGCGTTCGCCATCGGCGCGCTCTCGATCACCGCCGTCCCCGGTTTCAGCGGCTTCATCAGCAAGGGAATGGTGCTCGACGCTGCCGATCCGGGCTACTACGGCGCACCCGAGTACCAGGCGCTGTACTGGCTGCTGTTTATCGGCGCGATCGGAACGTTCCTCTCGTTCATCAAACTCGGCTACTACGTCTTCCTCCACGGACCCGCCGAGTACACGGTTACCGACGCGAAAACCGGTCAGACGGTGGCGATGTTCTCCGTCGGCGGTGTCTGCGTCCTGCTCGGACTCCCGGCGATCGGCTGGCCGATCTTTGCCGACCTGCTGCCGCTGATCGATGGCGTCACGGTGACGGAGATGGACACGTCGCTCAATCCTTACAGCGCCGGCCACCTGACCGACGCTGCAATCTTGGTCGTCGTCTCCGTCGTCGGATTCAAGCTCATCCGCAAGCCGCTTTCGAAGCTCGACTACTCCGATCCGGCGCTGATCGTCAACCCGGCGTCGTACTACGTCGGGCGCACCTCGATGTTCGCGGTCACTGAACTCTACGCAGCCGTCGACAACGCCGTCGTCGGCTCCGTCAAACGCTGTTACTGGATCGGGAACAATCCGGCGCTGGCGGTCGACGAGGCCGCCCGGCGCGTCCCCGGACTCGAGGTCGAGCAACGCCAGCCGGCCGACGGTGGTCGACCGTCGACGATCCACCTTCGAGCGAGTATCGGCACGACCGTCCTGCTGTTGGCGATCGTCCTGACGATCGTTCTCTGGTTGCTCGTCCTGTAG